Proteins encoded by one window of Modestobacter marinus:
- a CDS encoding maltokinase N-terminal cap-like domain-containing protein has translation MSALTDMLADWMPGQRWFGGKGREWAGVTEEGFFLDQSDPALSVHRVRVEYTDGASDTYLVPLSWRSAPAEELSTAFVGAVSGSQGENYAYDAMRDRDATVPWLTHLVAASTVGPMRFHPAGVAYIPEGLPGDVISTEQSNTSLVYGETAILKLFRRLEPGLNPDVEIHDALRQAENQHIAGLLGYIEIDDPQGLEPATVAMLQTFVPNASDGWRLATSSVRDLYAEADLHADEVGGDFAGESERLGEATASVHADLARVLPTEPADRDWYATVAGQMTARLEAALAVVPDLAEHADGLRSLYAAVADTTEPVVRQRVHGDLHLGQVLRTTTGWIVLDFEGEPARPLAERRELDTPLRDVAGMLRSFDYAARHMLVEQPDDPQRAYRAQEWAERNRHAFCAGYSAAGGITLSSDSALLRAFEADKAVYECVYEARNRPHWLMIPLSSLSRLAAGN, from the coding sequence ATGAGCGCTCTGACCGACATGCTGGCCGACTGGATGCCCGGTCAGCGCTGGTTCGGCGGCAAGGGCCGCGAGTGGGCCGGGGTGACCGAGGAGGGCTTCTTCCTCGACCAGTCCGACCCGGCGCTCTCGGTGCACCGGGTGCGGGTCGAGTACACCGACGGGGCCAGTGACACCTACCTGGTGCCGCTGTCCTGGCGCAGCGCCCCGGCCGAGGAGCTCTCCACGGCCTTCGTCGGCGCAGTGTCGGGGTCCCAGGGCGAGAACTACGCCTACGACGCCATGCGGGACCGGGACGCGACCGTGCCGTGGCTGACCCACCTCGTGGCGGCCTCCACCGTCGGCCCGATGCGCTTCCACCCGGCCGGCGTGGCCTACATCCCCGAGGGCCTGCCGGGCGACGTGATCTCCACCGAGCAGAGCAACACCTCGCTGGTCTACGGCGAGACCGCGATCCTCAAGCTGTTCCGCCGGCTCGAGCCCGGGCTCAACCCCGACGTGGAGATCCACGACGCACTGCGGCAGGCGGAGAACCAGCACATCGCCGGGTTGCTCGGGTACATCGAGATCGACGACCCGCAGGGGCTGGAGCCGGCCACCGTGGCCATGCTGCAGACCTTCGTCCCCAACGCCAGCGACGGGTGGCGGCTGGCCACCTCCAGCGTCCGGGACCTGTACGCCGAGGCCGACCTGCACGCCGACGAGGTCGGCGGCGACTTCGCCGGGGAGAGCGAGCGGCTGGGCGAGGCGACCGCCTCGGTCCACGCCGACCTCGCCCGGGTCCTCCCGACCGAGCCGGCCGACCGCGACTGGTACGCCACCGTCGCCGGGCAGATGACCGCCCGGCTGGAGGCGGCCCTGGCGGTCGTCCCCGACCTCGCCGAGCACGCCGACGGGCTGCGCAGCCTGTACGCCGCCGTCGCCGACACGACCGAGCCGGTCGTGCGCCAGCGGGTGCACGGCGACCTCCACCTGGGTCAGGTGCTGCGGACGACGACTGGCTGGATCGTCCTGGACTTCGAGGGCGAGCCGGCCCGGCCGCTGGCCGAGCGACGCGAGCTGGACACCCCGCTGCGGGACGTCGCGGGGATGCTCCGCTCCTTCGACTACGCCGCCCGGCACATGCTGGTCGAGCAGCCCGACGACCCGCAGCGGGCCTACCGGGCGCAGGAGTGGGCCGAGCGCAACCGGCACGCCTTCTGCGCGGGCTACTCCGCCGCCGGGGGCATCACCCTGTCCAGCGACTCCGCACTGCTGCGGGCCTTCGAGGCCGACAAGGCGGTGTACGAGTGTGTGTACGAGGCGCGCAACCGGCCGCACTGGCTGATGATCCCGCTCAGTTCGCTGTCCCGGCTGGCCGCCGGCAACTGA
- the glgB gene encoding 1,4-alpha-glucan branching protein GlgB, whose translation MSTDDASTPPGTDTSSEPADKAELMRRVEEITEGVREASEADTPPAPAKKATRKAAAKKAPAKKAAAEAPAKKTTAREASARTAAAAEAPDGDQLSTTAAESAPAARTTAKRTAKKAAPAEAGDAPVKRAPRKATKKVTAAPVIAPAPIAEPGDPTAPSAPQPEPPSPDPAEPSTPQAPESGEHAGTGGHSPAETASEPGAEIAPDTVPAEPAVTGTEATGTGSADSPSSDSPSAPAPADQAGAAVTTADLATSEVVDLPPAPDEAPEPEAAGLVDALPEGEAPVSTSVPAEATPSPSEVSQEQLAAVVDGWSFDPHSVLGAHRVADGWAVRTLRPDAEAVAVVDQDGSRYEARQVFRGGVFEARLPQQPGDYRIEVVYPNGQGGTDTFTVDDPYRWLPTLGQLDQHLIREGRHEKLWTVLGAHVIGYDTPGGRVDGVSFAVWAPNARGVKVTGDFDYWQARAYPMRSLGSSGVWEIFVPGAQVGTRYRFHVLGADGQWRVKSDPMAFATEVPPANASVVTASTHEWNDAEWLAQRAEAKWHERPMSVYEVHAASWRQGLSYREMADELVAYVKDAGFTHLEFMPLAEHPFGGSWGYQVTSYYAPTSRFGSPDDLRYLIDAAHQAGIGVIVDWVPAHFPKDDWALARFDGTPLYEHADPRRGEQPDWGTYVFDFGRAEVRNFLVANALFWAQEFHIDGIRVDAVASMLYLDYSRNDGEWTPNQYGGRENLDAVAFLQEMNATVYREVPGVITIAEESTAWPGVTRPTYLGGLGFGFKWNMGWMHDSLGYMANQPVYRSYHHGQLTFSMVYAYSENYVLPISHDEVVYGKGSMLGKMPGDRWQQLANLRAYLGYMWAHPGKQLLFMGSEFGQLSEWAESRSLDWWHLDDPAHRGVLELVTDLNTVYRDSEALWSQDVDPAGFQWIDANDAGGNTLTFLRVGKGGQLLACVVNFSGQPHEQYRIGLPRGGRWREVINTDFEGYGGSGVGNLGGIEAVADSWHGQPWSATLTAPPLATVWFVHEGPEPELPDEGAPADQAEIAAAEASGAAEGPGSGLEPTER comes from the coding sequence ATGAGCACCGACGACGCCAGCACCCCTCCGGGCACGGACACCAGCAGCGAGCCCGCCGACAAGGCCGAGCTCATGCGCCGGGTCGAGGAGATCACCGAGGGGGTCCGTGAGGCCAGCGAGGCCGACACCCCGCCCGCCCCGGCCAAGAAGGCCACGCGCAAGGCCGCCGCCAAGAAGGCGCCGGCGAAGAAGGCCGCGGCCGAGGCCCCCGCCAAGAAGACCACCGCCCGCGAGGCCTCCGCGCGGACCGCGGCGGCCGCCGAGGCGCCCGACGGTGACCAGCTGAGCACCACGGCGGCGGAGTCCGCGCCGGCGGCCCGCACGACGGCCAAGCGGACGGCGAAGAAGGCCGCACCGGCCGAGGCCGGCGACGCGCCGGTCAAGCGGGCACCGCGGAAGGCGACCAAGAAGGTCACCGCCGCACCGGTGATCGCGCCGGCGCCCATCGCCGAGCCGGGCGACCCGACGGCCCCCTCCGCTCCCCAGCCGGAGCCGCCCAGCCCCGACCCGGCCGAGCCGAGCACCCCGCAGGCGCCCGAGAGCGGCGAGCACGCCGGCACCGGCGGCCACTCCCCCGCGGAGACGGCCTCCGAGCCCGGCGCCGAGATCGCTCCGGACACCGTCCCCGCTGAGCCCGCCGTCACCGGGACGGAGGCCACCGGGACCGGCTCGGCCGACAGCCCCTCGTCCGACAGCCCCTCCGCCCCGGCCCCCGCCGACCAGGCCGGTGCGGCGGTCACCACCGCCGACCTGGCCACCAGCGAGGTCGTGGACCTGCCGCCGGCACCGGACGAGGCGCCCGAGCCGGAGGCCGCCGGACTGGTCGACGCGCTCCCCGAGGGCGAGGCCCCGGTCAGCACCTCGGTCCCCGCCGAGGCCACCCCGTCGCCCTCCGAGGTGAGCCAGGAGCAGCTGGCCGCGGTCGTCGACGGCTGGTCCTTCGACCCGCACAGCGTGCTCGGCGCGCACCGCGTGGCGGACGGCTGGGCCGTGCGCACGCTGCGCCCGGACGCCGAGGCCGTCGCCGTCGTCGACCAGGACGGCAGCCGCTACGAGGCCCGCCAGGTCTTCCGCGGCGGCGTCTTCGAGGCCCGGCTCCCCCAGCAGCCCGGCGACTACCGGATCGAGGTCGTCTACCCGAACGGGCAGGGCGGCACCGACACCTTCACCGTCGACGACCCGTACCGCTGGCTGCCCACCCTGGGCCAGCTCGACCAGCACCTCATCCGCGAGGGCCGGCACGAGAAGCTGTGGACCGTCCTCGGTGCGCACGTGATCGGCTACGACACCCCCGGTGGCCGCGTGGACGGCGTCTCCTTCGCCGTCTGGGCGCCCAACGCCCGGGGCGTGAAGGTCACCGGCGACTTCGACTACTGGCAGGCCCGCGCCTACCCGATGCGGTCGCTGGGCTCCTCCGGCGTCTGGGAGATCTTCGTGCCCGGCGCGCAGGTCGGCACCCGGTACCGCTTCCACGTGCTCGGTGCCGACGGGCAGTGGCGGGTCAAGAGCGACCCGATGGCCTTCGCCACCGAGGTGCCCCCGGCCAACGCCTCGGTCGTGACCGCCTCCACCCACGAGTGGAACGACGCCGAGTGGCTGGCCCAGCGCGCCGAGGCCAAGTGGCACGAGCGGCCGATGAGCGTCTACGAGGTCCACGCGGCGTCCTGGCGGCAGGGCCTCTCCTACCGCGAGATGGCCGACGAGCTGGTCGCCTACGTGAAGGACGCCGGGTTCACCCACCTGGAGTTCATGCCGCTGGCCGAGCACCCCTTCGGTGGCTCGTGGGGCTACCAGGTGACCTCCTACTACGCCCCGACGTCGCGCTTCGGCTCCCCCGACGACCTGCGGTACCTGATCGACGCCGCCCACCAGGCCGGCATCGGCGTCATCGTCGACTGGGTGCCCGCGCACTTCCCCAAGGACGACTGGGCGCTGGCCCGCTTCGACGGCACGCCGCTGTACGAGCACGCCGACCCGCGCCGCGGTGAGCAGCCGGACTGGGGCACCTACGTGTTCGACTTCGGCCGCGCCGAGGTGCGCAACTTCCTGGTCGCCAACGCGCTGTTCTGGGCGCAGGAGTTCCACATCGACGGCATCCGGGTCGACGCTGTCGCCTCGATGCTCTACCTGGACTACTCGCGCAACGACGGCGAGTGGACGCCCAACCAGTACGGCGGCCGGGAGAACCTGGACGCCGTGGCGTTCCTGCAGGAGATGAACGCCACCGTCTACCGCGAGGTGCCCGGCGTCATCACCATCGCCGAGGAGTCGACCGCGTGGCCGGGCGTCACCCGCCCCACGTACCTCGGCGGCCTGGGCTTCGGCTTCAAGTGGAACATGGGCTGGATGCACGACTCGCTGGGCTACATGGCCAACCAGCCGGTCTACCGCAGCTACCACCACGGCCAGCTGACGTTCTCCATGGTCTACGCGTACTCGGAGAACTACGTCCTGCCGATCAGTCACGACGAGGTCGTGTACGGCAAGGGCTCGATGCTGGGCAAGATGCCCGGCGACCGCTGGCAGCAGCTGGCCAACCTGCGCGCCTACCTCGGCTACATGTGGGCCCACCCCGGCAAGCAGCTGCTGTTCATGGGCTCGGAGTTCGGGCAGCTGTCGGAGTGGGCGGAGAGCCGGTCGCTGGACTGGTGGCACCTCGACGACCCGGCGCACCGCGGCGTGCTGGAGCTGGTGACCGACCTCAACACGGTCTACCGGGACAGCGAGGCGCTCTGGAGCCAGGACGTCGACCCGGCCGGCTTCCAGTGGATCGACGCCAACGACGCCGGGGGCAACACCCTCACCTTCCTGCGCGTGGGCAAGGGCGGGCAGCTGCTGGCCTGCGTGGTCAACTTCTCCGGCCAGCCGCACGAGCAGTACCGGATCGGGCTGCCCCGCGGCGGACGCTGGCGCGAGGTGATCAACACCGACTTCGAGGGCTACGGCGGCTCCGGGGTGGGCAACCTCGGCGGCATCGAGGCCGTCGCGGATTCCTGGCACGGGCAGCCGTGGTCGGCGACGCTGACCGCCCCGCCGCTGGCCACCGTGTGGTTCGTGCACGAGGGCCCGGAGCCCGAGCTCCCCGACGAGGGTGCACCGGCCGACCAGGCAGAGATCGCCGCGGCCGAGGCGTCCGGCGCGGCCGAGGGCCCGGGCAGCGGGCTGGAGCCGACCGAGCGCTGA
- the treS gene encoding maltose alpha-D-glucosyltransferase: MTLPVPAQSIPGAGEQSGLPAPGTDPEWFKRAVFYEVLVRGFADSNADGIGDLRGMIGKLDYLQWLGVDCLWLPPFFASPLRDGGYDVSDYTAVLPEFGDIEDFKELIGEAHSRGMRMIIDFVMNHTSDQHPWFQASRSDPDGPYGDFYVWADDDTGYADARIIFVDTESSNWTFDPVRKQYFWHRFFSHQPDLNFENPKVQEAILDALRFWLDLGIDGFRLDAVPYLFEEEGTNCENLPRTHEFLKKVRKVVDAEYPDRVLLCEANQWPADVVEYFGEDGDECQMAFHFPVMPRLFMAVRREQRFPISEIMAQTPDIPENCQWGVFLRNHDELTLEMVTDEERDYMWGEYAKDPRMKANIGIRRRLAPLLENDIDTLELFTALLLSLPGSPVMYYGDEIGMGDNIWLGDRDGVRTPMQWTPDRNGGFSTADPQRMHLPLVADPEYGFQVTNVEAQLRNSNSLLNWIRTMIAVRKQHPTFGVGSFTEIGSRNPTVLSFVREFGDDVVLCVNNLSRFPQPVELDLRRFEGYTPVELTGRVQFPQIGVLPYMLTLGGHGFYWFELSKPTAPAGEEEEDWETTASSSVAQSLLDAGVVGPADTTAGTGGLGAEAPTTTTHGES; encoded by the coding sequence ATGACCCTCCCCGTCCCTGCACAGTCGATCCCCGGCGCGGGTGAGCAGTCGGGCCTGCCCGCCCCCGGCACCGACCCCGAGTGGTTCAAGCGCGCCGTCTTCTACGAGGTGCTCGTCCGCGGCTTCGCCGACAGCAACGCCGACGGCATCGGCGACCTGCGCGGCATGATCGGCAAGCTCGACTACCTGCAGTGGCTCGGCGTCGACTGCCTCTGGCTGCCGCCCTTCTTCGCCTCCCCGCTGCGCGACGGCGGCTACGACGTCAGCGACTACACCGCGGTGCTGCCGGAGTTCGGCGACATCGAGGACTTCAAGGAGCTCATCGGCGAGGCCCACTCCCGTGGGATGCGGATGATCATCGACTTCGTCATGAACCACACCTCGGACCAGCACCCCTGGTTCCAGGCCAGCCGCAGCGACCCCGACGGGCCCTACGGCGACTTCTACGTGTGGGCCGACGACGACACCGGCTACGCCGACGCCCGGATCATCTTCGTCGACACCGAGAGCTCGAACTGGACCTTCGACCCGGTGCGCAAGCAGTACTTCTGGCACCGGTTCTTCAGCCACCAGCCCGACCTGAACTTCGAGAACCCGAAGGTGCAGGAGGCGATCCTCGACGCGCTGCGCTTCTGGCTGGACCTCGGCATCGACGGCTTCCGGCTCGACGCCGTCCCCTACCTCTTCGAGGAGGAGGGGACCAACTGCGAGAACCTCCCGCGCACCCACGAGTTCCTCAAGAAGGTGCGCAAGGTCGTCGACGCCGAGTACCCCGACCGGGTCCTGCTGTGCGAGGCGAACCAGTGGCCGGCCGACGTCGTCGAGTACTTCGGCGAGGACGGCGACGAGTGCCAGATGGCCTTCCACTTCCCGGTGATGCCGCGCCTGTTCATGGCCGTGCGCCGGGAGCAGCGGTTCCCGATCTCGGAGATCATGGCGCAGACGCCGGACATCCCGGAGAACTGCCAGTGGGGCGTCTTCCTGCGCAACCACGACGAGCTGACCCTGGAGATGGTCACCGACGAGGAGCGGGACTACATGTGGGGGGAGTACGCCAAGGACCCCCGGATGAAGGCCAACATCGGCATCCGCCGGCGGCTGGCGCCCCTGCTCGAGAACGACATCGACACCCTCGAGCTCTTCACCGCCCTGCTGCTGTCCCTGCCGGGCTCGCCGGTCATGTACTACGGCGACGAGATCGGCATGGGCGACAACATCTGGCTCGGTGACCGGGACGGCGTCCGCACCCCGATGCAGTGGACCCCCGACCGCAACGGCGGGTTCTCCACCGCCGACCCGCAGCGGATGCACCTGCCGCTGGTGGCCGACCCGGAGTACGGCTTCCAGGTCACCAACGTCGAGGCCCAGCTGCGGAACTCCAACTCGTTGCTGAACTGGATCCGCACGATGATCGCGGTGCGCAAGCAGCACCCGACCTTCGGCGTCGGCAGCTTCACCGAGATCGGCTCACGCAACCCCACGGTGCTGTCCTTCGTGCGCGAGTTCGGGGACGACGTCGTGCTCTGCGTCAACAACCTGTCCCGGTTCCCGCAGCCGGTGGAGCTCGACCTCCGCCGCTTCGAGGGCTACACCCCGGTCGAGCTGACCGGGCGGGTGCAGTTCCCGCAGATCGGCGTCCTGCCCTACATGCTCACCCTCGGCGGCCACGGCTTCTACTGGTTCGAGCTCTCCAAGCCCACCGCCCCGGCGGGCGAGGAGGAGGAGGACTGGGAGACCACCGCCAGCAGCAGCGTGGCGCAGTCGCTGCTCGACGCCGGGGTGGTCGGCCCCGCCGACACCACCGCCGGCACCGGCGGCCTCGGTGCCGAGGCCCCGACGACCACGACCCACGGAGAGTCCTGA
- a CDS encoding neutral zinc metallopeptidase, whose amino-acid sequence MTSTPRRRLAVAVAGALLGSAVLSGCAVTLIEGRASPVAGPQGDVPAAEFPIIGATDDEVDRIARNALADLNSYWTGQFVPTFGQDFTTLTGGYYSVDPGALDPAQYPNGQIGCGETPDAVVDNAFYCGPGAEYPNGDAIQYDRAFLGALAFGTGGGEGYGRFIPALVMAHEFGHAVQGRVGYPVERSINIETQADCFAGAWTAWVAEGNAAYDSIRPGELDDVLRGYLLLRDPVGTGAYEGQAHGSYFDRVSAFQQGFDDGPAACRDDFDATRAFTQSAFQSDLDFATGGDAPYEQTVEEFVPDGLGEFWQLAFDQLGEEFTPPDVEPFSGEAPDCAGEDTDLDLLYCPADATVRYDEVDLTLPLYAAEQGGDYAVLTAVAIPYALAARDQLGLPVDGQAAVRSAVCLSGAFTSAVLGAETTVLSISPGDADESVSFLLEHATDPAVLPDVQLTGFQLVDVFRSGVVDGLAACDIGA is encoded by the coding sequence ATGACCTCCACGCCCCGACGGCGTCTCGCCGTCGCCGTCGCGGGTGCGCTCCTCGGGTCGGCCGTGCTGTCCGGCTGCGCGGTGACCCTGATCGAGGGGCGCGCGAGCCCGGTGGCCGGGCCCCAGGGCGACGTCCCGGCCGCGGAGTTCCCGATCATCGGCGCGACCGACGACGAGGTCGACCGGATCGCCCGCAACGCGCTCGCCGACCTCAACAGCTACTGGACCGGGCAGTTCGTCCCGACGTTCGGGCAGGACTTCACCACGCTGACCGGCGGCTACTACTCCGTCGACCCGGGCGCCCTCGACCCGGCGCAATACCCGAACGGGCAGATCGGCTGCGGGGAGACCCCGGACGCCGTCGTCGACAACGCCTTCTACTGCGGTCCGGGTGCCGAGTACCCCAACGGCGACGCCATCCAGTACGACCGCGCGTTCCTCGGCGCGCTGGCCTTCGGCACCGGCGGCGGCGAGGGGTACGGCCGGTTCATCCCGGCCCTGGTGATGGCGCACGAGTTCGGGCACGCGGTCCAGGGCCGGGTCGGCTACCCCGTGGAACGGTCGATCAACATCGAGACCCAGGCCGACTGCTTCGCCGGCGCCTGGACGGCGTGGGTCGCCGAGGGCAACGCCGCGTACGACTCGATCCGGCCCGGTGAGCTGGACGACGTGCTGCGCGGCTACCTGCTGCTGCGCGACCCGGTCGGCACCGGCGCCTACGAGGGCCAGGCGCACGGCTCCTACTTCGACCGGGTGTCGGCGTTCCAGCAGGGGTTCGACGACGGCCCCGCGGCCTGCCGGGACGACTTCGACGCCACCCGGGCGTTCACGCAGAGCGCCTTCCAGAGCGACCTCGACTTCGCCACCGGCGGCGACGCGCCCTACGAGCAGACGGTCGAGGAGTTCGTGCCCGACGGGCTCGGTGAGTTCTGGCAACTGGCCTTCGACCAGCTGGGCGAGGAGTTCACCCCGCCCGACGTCGAACCGTTCTCCGGCGAGGCCCCGGACTGCGCCGGCGAGGACACCGACCTCGACCTGCTCTACTGCCCCGCCGACGCGACCGTCCGCTACGACGAGGTCGACCTCACCCTGCCGCTGTACGCCGCCGAGCAGGGCGGGGACTACGCCGTCCTGACCGCGGTGGCCATCCCCTACGCGCTCGCCGCCCGCGACCAGCTGGGGCTGCCGGTCGACGGCCAGGCCGCCGTGCGGTCCGCCGTCTGCCTGTCCGGCGCCTTCACCTCCGCCGTGCTGGGCGCCGAGACCACGGTGCTCAGCATCTCCCCCGGCGACGCCGACGAGAGCGTCTCGTTCCTGCTCGAGCACGCCACCGACCCCGCCGTGCTGCCCGACGTCCAGCTGACCGGGTTCCAGCTGGTCGACGTCTTCCGCAGCGGGGTCGTCGACGGCCTGGCCGCCTGCGACATCGGCGCCTGA